From the Roseibium salinum genome, one window contains:
- the secG gene encoding preprotein translocase subunit SecG — protein sequence METVVIVIHLMVVLALVLVVLLQRSEGGALGIGGGGGGLMSSRGTANVLTRATAVLAVAFFATSLTLSLIARNEDRPASILDASPVAGESAPSAADGETEGGSGGVLDDLKRLNQPSGPEVPAAQ from the coding sequence ATGGAAACCGTAGTCATCGTCATCCACCTGATGGTCGTACTGGCCCTGGTGCTTGTTGTCCTCCTGCAGCGCTCCGAAGGCGGGGCACTCGGCATTGGCGGCGGAGGCGGCGGCCTGATGTCGAGCCGCGGGACGGCGAACGTGCTCACACGTGCTACTGCGGTTCTGGCGGTGGCCTTCTTTGCAACCTCTCTGACGCTCAGCCTGATCGCCAGGAACGAGGATCGCCCGGCATCCATTCTGGACGCATCTCCGGTCGCAGGCGAAAGCGCGCCTTCCGCGGCGGATGGAGAAACCGAAGGTGGTTCTGGCGGTGTCCTTGATGATCTCAAGAGGTTGAACCAGCCTTCAGGGCCCGAGGTCCCGGCCGCTCAATAA
- a CDS encoding CTP synthase: MARYIFITGGVVSSLGKGLASAALGALLQARGYKVRLRKLDPYLNVDPGTMSPYQHGECFVTDDGAETDLDLGHYERFTGRPANQQDNITTGRIYQDIIAKERRGDYLGGTVQVIPHVTDAIKNFVVTGNEDYDFVLVEIGGTVGDIEGLPFFEAIRQLGNDLPRGEAVYVHLTLMPYIPSAGEMKTKPTQHSVKELRSIGIQPDILMIRCDREIPETEKRKLSLFCNVRESAVIPAYDVKSIYDVPIAYHTEGLDDEVLAAFGLTDAPAPVLDRWEGISSAVANPEGEVKIAIVGKYTVLKDAYKSLIEALVHGGIANRVKVNLEWIESEIFEKEDPGPYLEGVHGILVPGGFGERGAEGKIAAAHYARTRETPYFGICFGMQMAVLEAARNLAGIAEANSTEFGPAKEPVVGLMTEWTKGNEKEIRDASGDLGGTMRLGAYPATLKPGSKIAEIYGATSISERHRHRYEVNIGYREKLEKCGLIFAGTSPDGILPETVEIADHPWFIGVQYHPELKSRPFDPHPLFASFIGAAVQQSRLV; encoded by the coding sequence ATGGCGCGATACATTTTCATCACCGGCGGCGTGGTCTCCTCGCTTGGAAAAGGTCTTGCTTCCGCGGCACTGGGCGCATTGCTCCAGGCGCGGGGTTACAAGGTCCGTCTTCGCAAGCTTGACCCCTATTTGAACGTGGATCCGGGCACCATGAGCCCGTATCAGCATGGCGAATGTTTTGTGACCGATGACGGGGCGGAAACGGACCTTGACCTCGGCCACTACGAACGTTTCACCGGCCGGCCTGCGAACCAGCAGGACAACATCACCACCGGCCGTATCTATCAGGACATCATCGCGAAGGAACGCCGGGGCGATTATCTCGGCGGCACCGTTCAGGTGATTCCGCATGTGACCGACGCGATCAAGAATTTCGTCGTGACCGGAAACGAAGACTACGATTTCGTTCTGGTGGAAATCGGCGGCACCGTTGGCGACATCGAGGGCCTGCCGTTCTTCGAGGCGATCCGGCAGCTTGGCAACGATCTGCCGCGCGGTGAGGCGGTCTACGTCCATTTGACCCTGATGCCCTACATCCCCAGTGCCGGCGAAATGAAAACCAAGCCGACACAGCACTCGGTGAAGGAACTGCGGTCCATCGGCATCCAGCCCGACATTCTTATGATCCGCTGCGACCGTGAGATCCCGGAAACCGAAAAGCGCAAGCTGTCGCTGTTCTGTAATGTCCGTGAAAGCGCGGTCATCCCGGCCTATGACGTCAAGTCGATCTATGACGTGCCGATTGCCTATCACACGGAAGGCCTGGATGATGAAGTCCTTGCGGCCTTCGGCCTGACGGACGCCCCGGCACCGGTGCTCGACCGGTGGGAAGGCATTTCAAGCGCGGTCGCCAATCCGGAAGGCGAAGTGAAGATCGCGATCGTCGGCAAATACACGGTCCTGAAGGACGCCTATAAATCCCTGATCGAGGCTCTCGTTCATGGCGGCATCGCCAACAGGGTGAAGGTCAACCTGGAATGGATCGAATCGGAAATATTCGAAAAGGAAGATCCGGGCCCTTACCTGGAAGGGGTTCACGGCATCCTGGTTCCGGGCGGCTTCGGCGAGCGGGGTGCGGAAGGCAAGATTGCCGCCGCACATTACGCCCGCACACGCGAGACGCCGTATTTCGGCATCTGCTTCGGCATGCAAATGGCGGTTCTTGAGGCGGCGCGGAACCTGGCGGGCATTGCGGAAGCCAATTCCACCGAATTCGGCCCGGCCAAGGAACCTGTCGTCGGCCTGATGACCGAATGGACCAAGGGCAACGAGAAAGAGATCCGCGATGCAAGCGGTGACCTCGGCGGCACGATGCGTCTGGGGGCCTATCCTGCAACTCTCAAGCCCGGCTCGAAGATCGCCGAGATCTATGGAGCCACGAGCATTTCCGAGCGTCACCGCCATCGTTACGAGGTGAATATCGGCTACAGGGAGAAGCTGGAGAAGTGCGGTCTCATCTTTGCAGGGACCTCACCGGACGGGATCCTGCCGGAAACGGTGGAGATCGCAGACCATCCCTGGTTCATCGGCGTGCAATATCATCCCGAACTGAAGTCCAGGCCGTTCGATCCTCATCCGCTGTTCGCATCGTTCATCGGCGCGGCGGTGCAGCAGAGCCGCCTAGTCTAA
- the tpiA gene encoding triose-phosphate isomerase, with translation MSATIKPLVAGNWKMNGLKSNVAEFYKMRAGISDDLADNVDVMICAPATLIAVLAEKAEGGAIALGGQDCHAEKSGAHTGDIAAEMLRDAGASAVIVGHSERRSDHGESDADVNAKARAAWRAGLTAIICVGETESERKAGQAVEVVERQLNGSVPDGATPENTVIAYEPVWAIGTGLTPTAGDVEEMHKAMRDNLENRFAGAGSAMRLLYGGSVKPANAGELMAVANVNGALVGGASLKADDFLGIIAAYS, from the coding sequence ATGAGCGCGACGATCAAACCGCTGGTGGCCGGAAACTGGAAGATGAACGGCCTGAAATCCAACGTGGCGGAGTTCTACAAGATGCGGGCCGGGATTTCGGACGATCTGGCCGACAATGTGGACGTAATGATCTGTGCGCCCGCCACCCTGATCGCCGTTCTTGCGGAAAAAGCCGAGGGCGGGGCGATTGCCCTGGGCGGCCAGGACTGCCACGCGGAAAAATCCGGAGCTCACACTGGGGATATCGCCGCGGAAATGCTGCGCGATGCCGGGGCAAGTGCCGTGATCGTCGGTCACTCGGAACGCCGAAGCGACCACGGCGAGAGCGACGCGGACGTGAATGCCAAGGCCCGGGCCGCCTGGCGGGCGGGGCTCACTGCCATTATCTGTGTCGGTGAGACCGAGAGCGAGCGCAAGGCCGGGCAAGCTGTTGAAGTCGTCGAGCGTCAGCTGAACGGCTCCGTTCCCGATGGCGCAACTCCCGAAAACACCGTGATCGCCTATGAGCCGGTCTGGGCCATTGGAACCGGGCTGACGCCAACCGCCGGCGACGTGGAAGAGATGCACAAGGCCATGCGGGACAATCTTGAGAATCGCTTCGCGGGTGCGGGCTCCGCGATGCGGCTGCTCTACGGCGGATCCGTCAAGCCCGCCAATGCCGGCGAACTGATGGCGGTGGCCAATGTCAACGGCGCGCTGGTCGGGGGCGCGAGCCTCAAGGCTGACGACTTTCTGGGGATTATTGCGGCCTATTCGTGA